The following coding sequences lie in one Arachis hypogaea cultivar Tifrunner chromosome 9, arahy.Tifrunner.gnm2.J5K5, whole genome shotgun sequence genomic window:
- the LOC112711403 gene encoding probable glutathione S-transferase: MEDLKLHGFWYSPFTMRVVWTLKLKGLAYENIEEDRYNKSPQLLEYNPVHKKTPVLVHGGKPICESMIIVQYIDELWPQNPLVPHDPYDRAQARFWVAYSEQLVPALPALIRSTTPEEKEKAVEMIWGNFKVLEDHCLADKRKFFGGDKINMVDIAIGSLLTVFVTAEDIKQVKILVAEKFPLIHLWFDNFKNAPVIKENFPDREKMVATLKPIMARMLASS; the protein is encoded by the exons ATGGAAGATTTGAAATTGCATGGATTTTGGTATAGCCCCTTTACGATGAGGGTGGTATGGACCCTGAAGTTGAAGGGTCTAGCATATGAGAACATTGAAGAAGATCGCTATAATAAGAGTCCTCAACTTCTAGAATACAACCCTGTGCATAAGAAGACTCCAGTGCTTGTTCATGGTGGAAAACCCATTTGTGAGTCCATGATCATTGTTCAATACATTGATGAGTTATGGCCACAGAATCCATTGGTCCCTCATGATCCCTATGACAGAGCTCAAGCAAGGTTTTGGGTTGCATATTCTGAACAACTG GTTCCTGCACTGCCAGCACTCATCCGAAGTACTACGCctgaggagaaagagaaggctgTAGAAATGATCTGGGGAAATTTCAAAGTCCTTGAAGATCATTGCTTAGCGGATAAGAGGAAATTCTTTGGTGGGGACAAAATTAACATGGTGGACATAGCTATTGGATCACTCTTAACAGTTTTTGTGACTGCAGAAGATATTAAACAAGTGAAGATCCTAGTAGCTGAAAAGTTCCCTCTCATACATTTATGGTTCGATAATTTCAAGAATGCCCCCGTCATCAAAGAAAACTTCCCTGATAGGGAGAAAATGGTGGCTACTCTAAAGCCTATCATGGCGAGGATGTTGGCATCTTCCTAA
- the LOC112711404 gene encoding probable glutathione S-transferase, whose amino-acid sequence MEDLKLHGFWYSPFTMRVVWTLKLKGLAYENIEEDRYNKSPQLLEYNPVHKKTPVLVHGGKPICESMIIVQYIDELWPQNPLVPHDPYDRAQARFWVAYSEQLMEEGALNTKMEDLKLHGFWYSPFTMRVVWTLKLKGLPYENIEEDRYNKSPQLLEYNPVHKKIPVLVHGGKPICESMIIVQYIDELWPQNPLVPLDPYDRAQAMFWVAYSEQMIPAQKEKDVEKALENFKVLEHHCLADKRKFFGGDKINIVDIAIGSLFAFFVTIEDIKQEKVLVAERFPLLHLWFDNFKNVSIIKENFPDREKMSATIKSIMERRRLASS is encoded by the exons TTGAAATTGCATGGATTTTGGTATAGCCCCTTTACTATGAGGGTGGTATGGACCCTGAAGTTGAAGGGTCTAGCATATGAGAACATTGAAGAAGATCGTTACAATAAGAGTCCTCAACTTCTAGAATACAACCCTGTGCATAAGAAGACTCCAGTGCTTGTTCATGGTGGAAAACCCATTTGTGAGTCCATGATCATTGTTCAATACATTGATGAGTTATGGCCACAGAATCCATTGGTCCCTCATGATCCCTATGACAGAGCTCAAGCAAGGTTTTGGGTTGCATATTCTGAACAATTG ATGGAGGAGGGGGCATTAAACACAAAAATGGAAGATTTGAAGTTACATGGCTTTTGGTATAGTCCCTTTACTATGAGAGTGGTATGGACTCTGAAGTTGAAGGGTCTACCATATGAAAACATTGAAGAAGATCGCTACAATAAGAGTCCTCAACTTCTAGAATACAACCCTGTGCATAAGAAGATTCCAGTGCTTGTTCATGGTGGAAAACCCATTTGTGAGTCCATGATCATTGTTCAATACATTGATGAGTTATGGCCGCAGAATCCATTGGTCCCTCTTGATCCCTATGACAGAGCTCAAGCAATGTTTTGGGTTGCATATTCTGAACAAATG ATTCCTGCACAGAAAGAAAAGGACGTAGAGAAGGCCTTGGAAAATTTCAAAGTCCTTGAACATCATTGCTTAGCTGATAAGAGGAAATTCTTCGGTGGAGACAAAATTAACATTGTGGACATAGCTATTGGATCACTCTTCGCATTTTTTGTCACTATAGAAGATATTAAACAAGAGAAGGTCCTAGTAGCTGAAAGGTTCCCTCTCTTACATTTATGGTTTGATAATTTCAAGAATGTTTCAATCATCAAAGAAAACTTCCCTGACAGGGAAAAAATGTCAGCTACCATAAAATCTATCATGGAGAGGAGGAGGTTGGCATCTTCCTAA